The sequence TGACAGAAATTGACCATTTGAGAGGTTTGATAATATAACACAAAAGATTTTGATAAAGATCTTTGAGAATATAACACATAATAcggttgtataaaatattctgaaCACTGTAACATTCAGATGCTGTTCAAGAATATACCGCAGATAAATATTCAGTTATTAAACTGTCCATTTATAAATATCCATTTTATATGGTTGTAttattctgttttatattatttttttctgtttaattatttcaagtCTGTCCCATTAGACACCACTGCATGTTATCTATAGCTcttgataatttgaaattttgatcgATAATTGGCTacttattcaatttaatcatccgCATTATTTATAGGTATCCAAAATATTTACAACTTTACTTGCAGATGTTTCGATATTTTGTAGTTCCTAAAATTCAATCTCTCTTTACAGTAGAAGAGGAGTTTCGTTTAAAACTACTAGTTCCGTGCGAAGTTATTACCCATTCTCTGAATTGAATAGTAAAACTTCCATTGACTTCAGTAACTGTTTTGCATGCAAAAATTCAGTTACTTTCAGAATTAACTTCTTTTGCACCTTCACCATCTCCTTCTTCGCGTGTCATGCTTTCTATTGGCGCCTGTGCATCCTCTACATTGGTAATGTTAGTGGATGGCAATTGTCCTGATTGGACTGATGGAGTTACGGATGGTGGACCGTTCTGAGCAGCTCCTTGTGGGAATCCTGTTTCTGCTGATACTAAATGCGATGGCATATGTGGTGAAGCGGTTTGAGATTTCCTacttttttctccctttctccataacgttatttcctaaaaaaatgtaattgtaaAAAGTATCTCAATAAGAAGTTAGTATATCAGAGGCTTATTATTTAACTTACTTGTTGTTTGAAATATCTACGATCTTCCTCATCCATGAGAACTAAATTAAGATAATATCTAACACTGAATTTTTTATTGATGTCACGCATTGTAGGTGTCAAATCATAGCCTGCTAGAAAGACTCTTATTGGAATAGACTCGCCTCGGACTGGTGCTCCATccattatttcatatttcgcTATAGTTTCATTTTCCGTAAATGTATGTGGACCTGcaaatatatattctatttataataGTATCCAAATTATAAGAAAgattattatgaatatttttatgaaaagaaaGATCTAAAAATTATACTGTACCAGAACCGGTAGTTTCCCGTTTTATTATAGCAATTTCCAtgtgtttaatttttattctaaccaaaagaaaatatattttcccaaCAATAACATCTTTTAAATGATATCTGAAAAGATATAAATGTAAGTTAATCTTTAAACTCAATATTAGGCATTAAGAGTTACATAATTAAACTTTACATCAAAGCAACT comes from Bombus terrestris chromosome 7, iyBomTerr1.2, whole genome shotgun sequence and encodes:
- the LOC100642403 gene encoding vacuolar protein sorting-associated protein 26B-like, whose translation is MSFFGFGQSADIEITLDGAETRKTADIKSEDGKKERHLLYYDGETVSGKINISLRKAGKLEHQGVKVEFIGQIELYYDRGNHHEFTSLVKELARPGELTHNTVYTFEFANVEKPFESYTGSNVRLRYFLKVTIVRRLSDIVKELELVVHTLSSYPDMNNPIKMEVGIEDCLHIEFEYNKSKYHLKDVIVGKIYFLLVRIKIKHMEIAIIKRETTGSGPHTFTENETIAKYEIMDGAPVRGESIPIRVFLAGYDLTPTMRDINKKFSVRYYLNLVLMDEEDRRYFKQQEITLWRKGEKSRKSQTASPHMPSHLVSAETGFPQGAAQNGPPSVTPSVQSGQLPSTNITNVEDAQAPIESMTREEGDGEGAKEVNSESN